One genomic region from Rattus norvegicus strain BN/NHsdMcwi chromosome 10, GRCr8, whole genome shotgun sequence encodes:
- the Faul2 gene encoding ubiquitin-like FUBI-ribosomal protein eS30 fusion protein has protein sequence MQLFVRAQELHTLEVTGQETVAQIKAHVASMEGIAPEDQVVLWQARPLEDEATLGQCGAEALTTLEVAGRMLGGKVHGSLARAGKVRGQTPKVAKQEKKTGGAKRRMQSNRRFVNVVPTFGEKKGPNANS, from the coding sequence ATGCAGCTCTTTGTCCGAGCCCAGGAACTACACACCCTCGAGGTGACCGGCCAGGAGACAGTCGCCCAGATCAAAGCTCATGTGGCCTCAATGGAAGGCATTGCCCCTGAAGATCAAGTCGTGCTCTGGCAGGCTCGCCCGCTGGAGGATGAGGCCACCCTAGGCCAGTGTGGTGCAGAGGCCCTGACCACTCTGGAGGTAGCCGGCCGCATGCTGGGAGGTAAAGTTCATGGTTCTCTGGCTCGTGCTGGGAAAGTGAGAGGTCAGACTCCCAAGGTGGCCAAACAGGAAAAGAAGACTGGTGGGGCCAAGAGGCGAATGCAGTCCAACCGACGCTTTGTCAATGTCGTGCCCACCTTTGGCGAGAAGAAGGGCCCCAATGCTAATTCCTAA